A portion of the Bacillus sp. es.034 genome contains these proteins:
- a CDS encoding L,D-transpeptidase family protein, whose amino-acid sequence MIHTVKTGETLGQISRDYRTPLSAIITANPGINPDQLYPGQTITIPGIPDTTGNPYSIEVSVNNRILRLFKDGVQMKQYPIAVGRVLFETPIGDFIIINKAPNPGGPFGTMWMSLSKESYGIHGTNNPASIGNAVSKGCIRMYNKDVEELSSIVPIGTPVSITP is encoded by the coding sequence TTGATTCATACAGTAAAAACAGGAGAAACGCTTGGCCAGATATCAAGGGATTACAGGACTCCCCTTTCTGCCATCATTACTGCTAATCCGGGTATTAATCCGGATCAACTTTATCCCGGACAGACGATCACCATTCCCGGTATCCCCGATACGACCGGCAATCCTTACAGTATAGAAGTCTCTGTTAACAACCGTATCCTCCGACTATTCAAGGATGGTGTTCAGATGAAACAGTATCCCATCGCTGTCGGAAGGGTCCTTTTCGAAACGCCCATCGGGGATTTCATCATCATCAATAAAGCTCCGAATCCCGGGGGACCCTTTGGCACGATGTGGATGAGTTTATCCAAAGAAAGCTATGGGATCCACGGAACGAATAACCCCGCCTCCATAGGAAATGCCGTGTCCAAAGGATGCATCCGGATGTACAACAAAGACGTGGAAGAGCTCTCAAGCATCGTACCAATCGGGACTCCCGTATCCATCACTCCATAA
- a CDS encoding M4 family metallopeptidase, whose translation MSKKKLVSLALGTSLVFSASFTGASAFAQSSDSITSKMDIHQKVMNIDKKGPSFLSGKLSKGIVKNDKDVKAFLKENKELFAIDPHSELTLLEKTTDDLGMSHYRFTQSVDGVPVEGAIFIVHTNKNNEVTATTGQLFKEASKKVTKTKSKINQKSATDLAWKHIGLSKADTLKGAQNEFSIDAKKDSKVENTTEKNDLVIHEKDGKFTLAYKVQLQFIEPYGANWQIYVDAKDGSIVDSFNAVTDAGTTGSGYGVLDDYKTLNTYSSNGTYYLFDVTKPMNGVIETFTAQNGSSLPGYYSTDSNNSWTAYSQAADVDAHAYAGKVYDYYKNTHNRNSFDNNGATIRSTVHYGYNYNNAFWNGSQMVYGDGDGSTFTSLSGALDVVAHELTHAVTERTAGLQYQYQSGALNESFSDVFGYFLDPGDYLMGEDVYTPGISGDALRSLSNPSKYGQPEHMNNYVNTSSDNGGVHTNSGIPNKAAYNTISSIGKAKAEKIYYRALTVYLTPTSNFSYARAALLQSAADLYGSGSSTYNSVKAAWDAVGVY comes from the coding sequence ATGTCGAAAAAGAAATTAGTCAGTTTAGCATTAGGTACTTCTCTTGTATTCAGCGCCTCCTTTACGGGTGCATCCGCATTCGCCCAGTCTTCAGATTCTATTACTTCTAAAATGGACATTCATCAAAAGGTCATGAACATAGATAAAAAAGGGCCGAGCTTCTTATCTGGGAAACTATCAAAAGGTATTGTGAAGAACGACAAAGACGTGAAAGCGTTCCTGAAGGAAAATAAAGAGCTATTTGCCATCGATCCACATTCTGAACTGACATTACTTGAAAAGACGACAGATGATCTTGGAATGTCTCATTATCGATTCACTCAATCAGTGGACGGTGTTCCTGTTGAAGGAGCCATCTTCATTGTCCATACAAATAAAAACAATGAAGTGACCGCTACGACGGGTCAGCTTTTTAAAGAAGCTTCTAAAAAGGTGACCAAGACAAAATCCAAGATCAATCAAAAATCAGCGACGGATCTCGCATGGAAGCATATCGGTCTATCAAAAGCCGACACCTTGAAAGGGGCTCAAAACGAGTTCAGCATTGATGCGAAAAAAGACAGTAAAGTTGAAAACACAACGGAAAAAAATGATCTCGTGATTCATGAGAAGGATGGAAAGTTCACTCTCGCTTATAAAGTGCAACTTCAATTCATCGAGCCTTATGGAGCGAACTGGCAGATCTATGTGGATGCCAAAGACGGATCGATTGTCGACTCTTTCAATGCCGTAACAGACGCCGGAACGACAGGCAGCGGTTACGGGGTTTTAGATGACTATAAAACTCTTAATACTTACTCTTCAAATGGAACTTATTACTTATTTGATGTGACGAAGCCAATGAACGGTGTCATTGAGACCTTTACGGCTCAAAATGGATCAAGCCTTCCAGGGTACTATTCCACTGACAGCAATAACTCCTGGACTGCTTATTCGCAGGCGGCTGATGTTGATGCCCATGCGTATGCCGGTAAAGTCTATGACTATTATAAAAACACACATAACCGCAATAGTTTCGACAATAACGGTGCAACCATCCGTTCCACTGTCCACTATGGGTACAATTACAATAATGCGTTCTGGAATGGTTCCCAAATGGTCTATGGTGACGGGGATGGGTCTACTTTCACATCTCTTTCTGGTGCACTTGATGTCGTGGCCCACGAGCTGACTCATGCCGTGACGGAACGCACTGCCGGATTACAATATCAATATCAATCCGGAGCCCTGAACGAATCATTCTCTGATGTGTTTGGATACTTCTTAGATCCGGGCGATTACTTAATGGGTGAAGATGTTTACACCCCTGGTATCTCAGGAGATGCTCTTCGCAGTCTTTCAAACCCATCTAAATATGGACAACCGGAACATATGAATAATTATGTGAACACTTCTTCCGATAACGGTGGTGTTCATACAAACTCCGGTATCCCGAATAAAGCGGCTTATAACACGATCTCAAGTATCGGTAAAGCCAAAGCAGAAAAAATCTACTATCGTGCCCTGACTGTCTACTTAACACCAACAAGTAATTTCAGTTATGCACGTGCAGCCCTTCTTCAATCAGCTGCTGACCTGTACGGAAGTGGAAGTTCCACTTACAATTCCGTTAAAGCAGCATGGGATGCTGTCGGAGTTTATTAA
- a CDS encoding amino acid permease: protein MSKCANETNLSWRQLSFIGVGCIIGTGYFLGSAIPIQRAGSSVLLAYLIAGIGTWMVFQDLAKLTAEHPEKGSFRTYAKKAYGPWAGFSNGWVYWSAEMLIMGSQLTALALFAQFWSPGVPLWIFTAGFAGLGLLIILLGVKKVEQMENLFGVMKAAAIVMFILVAGAAMFGWLGDGTSGHELQNPISTLLPIEGKGLWIALLFAFYGFGGIEVMGLMAKELKDPKDAPKSGNIMLMTLTFLYVLSFYLVLKIVPAEVINPNESPFLTALKQYGLPWVPHVFNSILIIAGFSTMVASLYAVTTMLVSLAEEGDAPRIFAKNENWSIPLPAFGFTTLVVALSIVIAMLLPERLFEYVTTAAGLMLLYTWIFILASSLKLMSKTAWNLIQTLIALFLILFAISGTFFDDVSQVGFFVSLGFILLIAAAVFIKRKKS from the coding sequence ATGAGTAAATGTGCGAATGAAACGAATCTTTCGTGGAGGCAGCTTTCCTTCATCGGGGTGGGCTGCATTATCGGAACGGGATATTTCCTTGGGTCAGCCATTCCGATTCAGCGGGCAGGATCTTCTGTTTTGCTTGCCTATTTAATTGCCGGTATTGGGACATGGATGGTATTTCAGGACCTTGCCAAACTGACGGCAGAACACCCTGAAAAAGGTTCGTTCCGTACCTATGCCAAAAAAGCATACGGTCCATGGGCCGGGTTCAGTAATGGCTGGGTGTATTGGTCAGCTGAGATGTTGATTATGGGTAGCCAATTAACCGCCCTCGCACTGTTTGCACAGTTTTGGTCCCCGGGAGTGCCCCTTTGGATTTTCACTGCCGGTTTCGCGGGTCTTGGGCTTTTGATCATTCTGTTGGGAGTGAAGAAAGTCGAGCAGATGGAGAATCTATTTGGAGTGATGAAGGCCGCTGCAATCGTCATGTTCATCCTTGTAGCGGGTGCCGCCATGTTTGGGTGGCTCGGGGACGGAACATCAGGCCATGAGCTTCAAAATCCCATTTCCACCTTACTTCCCATCGAGGGAAAGGGGTTATGGATTGCCCTTCTGTTTGCCTTTTATGGATTCGGGGGAATCGAAGTGATGGGTCTGATGGCCAAAGAACTAAAAGATCCAAAGGATGCCCCGAAGTCCGGGAACATCATGCTGATGACGTTAACCTTCCTTTATGTTCTTTCCTTCTATCTTGTTTTGAAGATCGTTCCGGCTGAAGTAATCAATCCGAATGAAAGCCCGTTTCTGACAGCCCTGAAACAATATGGTCTTCCATGGGTCCCACATGTCTTCAACTCCATTCTCATTATTGCCGGTTTCTCGACGATGGTCGCATCACTGTACGCTGTCACGACGATGCTTGTCTCTCTCGCCGAAGAAGGGGACGCGCCCAGGATCTTTGCGAAGAATGAGAACTGGAGCATTCCACTTCCTGCTTTCGGATTTACCACCTTGGTCGTTGCCCTGTCGATTGTGATTGCGATGCTCCTTCCGGAAAGACTATTCGAGTACGTCACAACGGCCGCGGGACTGATGCTTCTTTATACGTGGATCTTTATCCTTGCCTCTTCCCTCAAACTCATGAGCAAAACAGCTTGGAATCTGATTCAGACGCTGATTGCCCTTTTCCTTATATTATTCGCTATCAGTGGTACCTTCTTCGATGACGTGAGCCAGGTTGGGTTCTTTGTGAGTCTCGGATTCATCCTGCTGATAGCCGCTGCGGTGTTTATCAAAAGAAAAAAGAGTTAA
- a CDS encoding TIGR01777 family oxidoreductase: protein MEKKIVIAGGTGFIGKYLQKKFLENGDNVIIISRQSPHLSWDRPDEIVQSLEDADMLINLAGKSVDCRYNEKNKADIFKSRTDTTNILGKALLQCQNPPPLWINSSTATIYRHAEDRPMTEEEGDIGTGFSVEVAKEWEKVFFAFSLPGTRQAALRIAIVLGPDGGVMTPYKNLVRFGLGGVQGPGTQKFSWIHAEDLYRIILFLEKEKGLSGVFNCASPDPVTNREFMAQLRNVMNKKIGLPTPKWMLEAGAVFIGTETELVLKSRWVIPERLEKAGFVFQYDTIEKALKQILAE, encoded by the coding sequence GTGGAAAAGAAAATCGTCATAGCAGGTGGAACAGGCTTCATCGGCAAGTATCTTCAGAAGAAATTTCTCGAGAACGGCGATAACGTAATCATCATTTCAAGACAGTCTCCCCATCTTTCCTGGGACCGCCCCGATGAAATCGTTCAGTCATTAGAGGATGCGGATATGCTCATCAATCTTGCAGGGAAGTCAGTCGACTGTCGGTATAATGAAAAGAATAAAGCGGACATTTTCAAATCCAGGACGGACACGACGAACATATTGGGGAAGGCACTTCTACAATGTCAGAATCCACCTCCCTTATGGATCAATTCCAGTACGGCCACAATCTATCGCCATGCAGAGGACCGGCCGATGACGGAGGAAGAGGGCGATATCGGCACAGGCTTTTCCGTGGAAGTGGCAAAGGAATGGGAGAAAGTATTCTTCGCCTTTTCATTACCCGGGACGCGGCAGGCTGCTTTACGGATCGCGATCGTATTGGGGCCGGATGGAGGTGTGATGACACCTTACAAAAACCTGGTCAGGTTTGGTCTTGGAGGGGTCCAGGGACCGGGGACCCAGAAATTCAGCTGGATCCATGCGGAAGACCTGTACCGGATCATTCTTTTTTTGGAAAAAGAGAAGGGGTTAAGCGGAGTGTTCAACTGTGCCTCGCCGGATCCCGTCACGAATCGTGAATTCATGGCACAGCTAAGGAACGTGATGAATAAGAAGATAGGGCTCCCGACCCCAAAATGGATGCTTGAAGCAGGTGCGGTGTTCATTGGAACCGAAACCGAACTGGTCCTGAAAAGCAGATGGGTCATCCCGGAACGGTTGGAGAAAGCAGGATTCGTCTTTCAGTATGATACGATTGAGAAGGCACTGAAGCAGATCCTGGCGGAATGA
- a CDS encoding arginine deiminase family protein, which produces MVKVNANCWSEHGELKTVLVCSPSVLDVPDQRTADYVGWEKPVNQEKAKENHTEMIRAMEDAGMTVIDYSKYLKDEARQLNDQLINRVFVRDLACVYGNTVIPGDAGITMRAPEYMHSHELFQSWFDENTFSIKDNNGIKALENGDVFVLNRDAVFINTGLRSSIESVEIMKEKIFQAGFTEIGIIDLPRTGETMHLDMNCNVAGPDLLIAKSYMRLFPVQVVNEKSEQYVMMEDFIKRQGFDVLWTDDVKHTVADINFLNLDPETLLVSTKANKKILKDHPKLKAKKLIEVDVNELEKGGGGLRCMTLPFERGE; this is translated from the coding sequence ATGGTAAAGGTCAATGCGAATTGTTGGAGTGAACATGGAGAGTTGAAAACGGTATTGGTATGCTCGCCTTCAGTGTTAGATGTACCTGATCAACGAACGGCGGATTACGTCGGATGGGAGAAACCGGTTAATCAGGAGAAGGCGAAAGAGAATCACACAGAGATGATTCGTGCGATGGAGGACGCGGGTATGACGGTCATCGATTACTCCAAGTATCTTAAGGATGAAGCCAGGCAGTTAAATGACCAGCTTATCAATCGTGTCTTTGTACGGGATCTGGCATGTGTATATGGGAACACTGTGATCCCGGGTGATGCGGGAATAACCATGAGGGCCCCCGAATATATGCACAGTCACGAATTGTTCCAGAGCTGGTTTGATGAGAATACTTTTTCCATCAAAGACAATAACGGGATCAAGGCATTGGAGAATGGGGATGTATTCGTGCTCAATCGTGATGCTGTCTTCATCAATACCGGGCTCAGGTCCAGCATTGAAAGTGTAGAGATCATGAAGGAAAAAATCTTCCAGGCGGGCTTTACTGAAATAGGGATCATCGATTTACCCCGTACCGGTGAAACGATGCATTTGGATATGAACTGTAATGTAGCAGGGCCGGACCTCCTCATTGCCAAAAGCTATATGCGACTTTTCCCAGTCCAGGTCGTCAATGAAAAAAGTGAACAGTATGTGATGATGGAAGATTTCATCAAGCGGCAGGGCTTTGATGTTCTCTGGACCGATGATGTGAAACATACGGTGGCTGACATCAATTTTTTAAATCTGGATCCTGAAACCCTGTTGGTGAGTACAAAAGCCAATAAGAAAATATTGAAGGACCATCCGAAATTAAAAGCCAAAAAGCTGATTGAAGTGGACGTAAATGAACTTGAAAAAGGCGGGGGGGGACTCCGCTGCATGACCTTGCCGTTTGAACGTGGTGAGTGA
- a CDS encoding YqcI/YcgG family protein: MSNPKEGIGSMLFSKSWIDQHMEELIPWQQSAYRQFSAMMSDEEHPFPCLPGKQGFQSDTLRFGFTEDPRSGEASGELASYLKQYGEISRDTGNYASLVVFCHSDKTGEDLSVETYEHVFWDLLNRVHQLDDKPWPDHIGKDPHDHTWEFCFDGEPYFAFCATSAHNGRKSRHFPYFLLAFQPRWVFNEINSSTAFGQKLKKVIRKRLVDYDEAPPHQSLKWYGQEDNFEWQQYYLRDDDSSVSKCPFSHMHKKIKS, translated from the coding sequence ATGAGTAATCCTAAGGAGGGGATCGGCAGCATGTTATTTTCAAAGAGTTGGATCGATCAACATATGGAAGAGCTTATCCCATGGCAGCAATCCGCATACCGTCAATTCTCAGCCATGATGAGTGATGAAGAGCATCCTTTTCCTTGCTTACCAGGGAAACAAGGGTTTCAGTCTGATACACTTCGTTTCGGTTTTACGGAGGACCCAAGAAGTGGGGAAGCTTCGGGGGAACTGGCCTCTTATTTAAAACAATACGGTGAGATTTCAAGGGATACGGGAAATTACGCTTCCCTGGTGGTGTTCTGTCATTCAGATAAGACAGGGGAAGACTTGTCGGTGGAAACATATGAGCATGTTTTTTGGGATCTGTTGAACCGAGTCCACCAATTGGACGACAAGCCCTGGCCGGATCACATCGGTAAGGATCCCCATGATCACACGTGGGAGTTCTGCTTTGATGGAGAGCCTTATTTCGCCTTCTGCGCAACATCGGCTCACAATGGCAGGAAAAGCCGTCATTTTCCTTACTTTTTATTGGCATTCCAACCCAGATGGGTTTTTAATGAAATTAATTCCTCTACGGCATTCGGCCAAAAATTAAAGAAAGTCATCAGAAAACGGCTCGTGGATTATGATGAAGCGCCTCCACATCAGAGCCTGAAATGGTATGGGCAGGAAGATAACTTTGAATGGCAGCAATATTATCTTCGTGATGATGATTCTTCTGTGAGCAAATGCCCATTTTCACATATGCATAAAAAGATTAAGAGTTAA
- a CDS encoding aspartate kinase: protein MGIIVQKFGGTSVGSADRMKRVAGQIVKEKEKGNDVVVVVSAMANTTDTLVKLAGELSDYPGKREMDMLLATGEQVTISLLTMALHHRGMKAVSLTGRQAGIRTDAVFGNAKITSIDTGRIKEELSAGRIVVVAGFQGVTEEGELTTLGRGGSDTSAAALASALNADRCDIYTDVDGVYTSDPRVVPRAAKIDGLSYTDMLRFAMMGANVLHPRAIKHAKEHGVPMIVRSSLKEGRGTVISGKVQRNDAIVGVALQEEISLLTIHGCDGGESLILYDLDSHHIETERIRHRQGLVLIIKDQDVPLVKKIVRKYNQAYSHFDIREDVSKVCVIGSIQSSGEVKEKVTNVFHDYHIGKVSVWESSVGLSAIVDRTDVEKAARILHMHFGLDYIESKRAIL from the coding sequence TTGGGTATCATTGTTCAGAAATTTGGTGGAACCTCTGTAGGTTCTGCGGATCGCATGAAGCGGGTGGCCGGTCAAATCGTGAAGGAAAAGGAAAAGGGAAATGATGTCGTGGTGGTCGTATCGGCGATGGCCAATACGACGGACACCCTTGTGAAACTGGCAGGGGAACTTTCTGATTATCCCGGTAAAAGAGAGATGGATATGCTCCTCGCGACAGGGGAGCAGGTCACGATTTCCCTTCTGACCATGGCTCTTCATCATAGAGGGATGAAGGCCGTGTCCCTGACAGGTCGGCAGGCGGGGATCCGGACCGATGCAGTGTTCGGCAATGCAAAGATCACTTCCATCGATACGGGAAGGATAAAAGAGGAGTTATCCGCCGGGCGAATCGTTGTGGTGGCCGGATTTCAAGGGGTCACCGAAGAGGGGGAGCTCACCACTTTAGGCAGGGGTGGATCGGATACGTCCGCTGCTGCACTGGCATCAGCCCTGAATGCGGATCGATGCGACATTTATACGGATGTGGACGGGGTGTATACCTCCGATCCGAGAGTGGTCCCCCGGGCTGCCAAGATCGATGGCCTGTCCTATACTGACATGCTCCGGTTTGCCATGATGGGAGCGAATGTCCTCCATCCGAGAGCGATTAAACACGCCAAGGAACATGGAGTCCCTATGATCGTCCGTTCCAGTTTAAAAGAGGGACGGGGAACCGTGATCAGCGGGAAAGTCCAAAGAAATGATGCCATCGTGGGAGTAGCCCTACAGGAAGAAATCTCCCTCCTTACGATCCATGGCTGTGATGGAGGGGAATCCTTGATCCTTTATGATCTTGATTCCCACCATATCGAAACAGAAAGAATCAGGCACCGTCAAGGTCTTGTCCTCATCATCAAAGATCAGGATGTTCCCCTGGTGAAAAAGATCGTCAGGAAATATAACCAGGCTTACTCCCATTTTGACATAAGGGAAGATGTATCGAAGGTATGTGTGATTGGAAGCATCCAGTCTTCTGGTGAAGTAAAAGAAAAGGTCACGAATGTCTTTCATGATTACCACATAGGGAAGGTGTCCGTATGGGAATCGTCAGTGGGCTTAAGCGCCATTGTCGATCGCACAGATGTTGAAAAGGCCGCCAGAATCCTTCATATGCACTTCGGGTTGGATTATATCGAATCCAAAAGGGCGATTTTATAA
- a CDS encoding spore coat protein: MTPGTGMPPNMMNAQNKNHGGHELFDAHEVIAGIISMLDQYQMYDQHIQDPELKDIVKRQTAFVTTMYNTIVGSFSTGHDPQVPTQQYKMNQNHTSTYGIKPGAPKKPNQSVQELSDKGLSAYMLGQTKSLATLLAMTALEMTNPVLRRVVADSVPNFIEMSYEIYLYQNKHGYYQVPQLNDQDMTLMLQSYTQVPQQNLPQ, translated from the coding sequence ATGACGCCTGGTACGGGCATGCCGCCTAATATGATGAATGCTCAAAATAAGAACCATGGTGGACATGAGTTGTTTGACGCCCACGAAGTAATCGCAGGTATTATCAGCATGCTCGATCAGTATCAAATGTACGATCAACACATACAGGATCCAGAGTTAAAAGACATTGTTAAACGTCAGACTGCCTTTGTCACAACGATGTATAATACGATTGTCGGAAGTTTTTCGACTGGACACGATCCACAAGTCCCGACACAACAGTACAAAATGAATCAGAATCATACGAGCACCTATGGCATTAAACCTGGAGCACCGAAAAAACCAAATCAGTCTGTTCAGGAACTTTCAGATAAAGGATTATCTGCCTATATGCTCGGACAAACGAAATCACTGGCCACTCTCCTTGCCATGACGGCTCTCGAGATGACCAATCCCGTGCTGCGCCGTGTCGTTGCGGACAGTGTACCGAACTTTATTGAAATGAGTTATGAAATCTATCTTTATCAAAACAAACATGGGTATTATCAGGTCCCTCAACTGAATGATCAGGATATGACCTTGATGCTTCAAAGCTATACTCAAGTCCCACAGCAGAATCTGCCCCAATAA
- a CDS encoding homoserine dehydrogenase: MMSAINVALLGFGTVGQGVYEAIDTHQERLKEVLGKEVKIRAILIKDPSKQRGIDPAIRVTTDYKDILDIPDLHVIFEAIVGEEPTYTYVTQAIEKGIHVITANKAMFAKYGPELLKKASNKGVSLGFEATTAGGVPVIGTIRQLLKVNEIRSIQGILNGTSNFILSQMRKKGLSFETALKQAQEKGYAEADPTSDIEGYDAFYKLLILSQTAFGRQPDWKDIRRKGITHLTAEWLQAAESFRLRFKHVGSLERDGFNRINGGVEPILVHDTHPFYGVEDVENAISLKGSLVGRITLLGPGAGKFPTGSAMVEDFLSLIEGKYTVAPEKTVTSEDPQEESMGQWVLRFKEKEEYQSWMTPFTLKDRIQLGNDLYVFVEGRQEELDSLLQSHEHIQAVSILNEIPLENEVKEGMAVS; the protein is encoded by the coding sequence ATGATGTCAGCGATAAATGTGGCGCTTCTGGGCTTCGGAACAGTTGGTCAAGGGGTCTATGAAGCCATTGATACTCATCAGGAAAGATTGAAAGAAGTACTAGGTAAAGAGGTGAAAATAAGGGCAATCCTCATCAAGGATCCCTCTAAGCAAAGGGGAATCGATCCGGCGATCAGGGTTACGACGGATTATAAAGACATTCTCGACATACCTGACCTTCATGTGATCTTTGAAGCGATAGTAGGGGAAGAACCAACTTATACGTATGTAACACAAGCAATCGAAAAGGGGATTCATGTCATAACGGCCAATAAAGCCATGTTTGCAAAATACGGCCCCGAGCTTCTGAAGAAAGCTTCAAATAAAGGGGTGTCACTTGGTTTCGAAGCGACCACGGCGGGAGGTGTCCCGGTCATCGGCACCATCCGTCAGCTCCTGAAGGTAAATGAAATCAGAAGCATTCAAGGAATATTGAATGGGACATCCAACTTTATTCTATCCCAAATGAGGAAAAAGGGGCTTTCCTTTGAAACTGCTCTAAAGCAGGCTCAGGAGAAGGGATATGCCGAGGCGGATCCGACGAGCGACATAGAGGGATATGATGCCTTTTATAAGCTTCTGATCTTAAGTCAGACCGCCTTTGGCAGGCAGCCGGACTGGAAGGATATCCGGCGGAAAGGAATCACACACTTGACGGCTGAATGGCTGCAGGCGGCCGAGTCCTTCAGGTTGCGGTTCAAGCATGTGGGTTCACTGGAACGGGACGGATTCAATCGCATCAACGGGGGAGTGGAACCAATCCTTGTCCACGACACCCATCCTTTTTACGGGGTGGAGGATGTGGAAAACGCGATTTCACTGAAAGGGAGTCTTGTAGGGAGGATTACACTGCTGGGTCCCGGAGCCGGGAAATTTCCGACGGGAAGTGCCATGGTGGAGGATTTTCTCTCCCTGATAGAGGGGAAATACACCGTTGCTCCCGAAAAGACGGTGACGAGCGAAGATCCCCAAGAAGAAAGCATGGGGCAATGGGTACTGCGGTTCAAGGAAAAAGAGGAGTATCAAAGCTGGATGACACCGTTCACCTTAAAGGACCGGATTCAGCTTGGAAATGACCTTTACGTCTTTGTCGAAGGAAGACAAGAAGAACTGGATTCCCTTCTTCAATCACATGAACATATTCAAGCTGTATCGATTCTAAATGAAATTCCTCTTGAAAACGAAGTGAAGGAAGGCATGGCTGTTTCATGA
- a CDS encoding sugar phosphate isomerase/epimerase produces the protein MKEIPVALQMYTLRNEAEKDYIGTLQKVADLGYEGVELAGYGGLSVKELKGLLDKLNLRAVSSHISLSELRSNVDHVIEDQLELGSTYIVCPYLPPEERTEEDYFRLIDGLNAIGAKCFEAGITLCYHHHDFELRTLSNGKTALETILAETNPHWVKAEFDIYWLTYAGEKPVEWLKRYQGRTPLVHLKDMTTDGERFFAELGSGGVELEPILEFGMHSDVDWWIVEQDDSKIPPIDSVRKSLEYLRHNQV, from the coding sequence ATGAAAGAAATCCCTGTTGCCCTCCAGATGTATACATTACGAAACGAGGCGGAAAAAGATTACATCGGTACTCTTCAAAAAGTGGCTGATTTAGGCTATGAAGGGGTAGAACTTGCTGGTTACGGAGGTTTATCCGTCAAGGAGCTGAAAGGTTTACTGGACAAGCTGAATCTCCGTGCCGTGTCCAGTCATATTTCTTTATCCGAACTAAGGAGCAATGTGGATCACGTGATCGAGGATCAGCTAGAGCTTGGCAGTACTTACATCGTGTGCCCGTATTTACCCCCTGAAGAACGGACAGAGGAAGATTATTTCCGATTGATCGATGGCCTGAACGCCATTGGTGCCAAATGCTTTGAAGCGGGTATCACCCTCTGCTATCATCACCATGACTTCGAATTAAGGACCCTTTCCAACGGGAAAACGGCGCTCGAAACGATTCTGGCTGAAACGAATCCCCACTGGGTTAAAGCTGAATTTGATATCTATTGGTTGACGTATGCTGGGGAAAAGCCTGTTGAGTGGCTGAAGCGTTACCAGGGCCGGACTCCCCTTGTCCATTTAAAAGATATGACAACGGACGGCGAACGATTTTTCGCGGAACTTGGATCGGGTGGCGTGGAACTGGAACCTATCCTGGAATTCGGAATGCACAGTGATGTGGACTGGTGGATTGTCGAACAGGACGACTCCAAGATCCCACCAATCGACAGCGTCCGGAAAAGTCTTGAATACTTAAGACATAACCAAGTTTGA
- a CDS encoding LysE family transporter — MSIFISYIVLGLSLSAPMGPINAAQLDKGIRFGFFHAWLVGVGGMVADGIFMLLIYFGIAQFIDVPIIKLFLWIFGLFILTYTGIESLLKSGDLTAESGKDQSETKGKAFRTGFFMAISNPMSVLFWLGIYGSILAKTSRSYESGQMLLYSLGIFLGITIWDVTMAGVATGARKLISPRILRLISIISGLILMGFGIYFGVEACRLLFG, encoded by the coding sequence ATGAGTATCTTTATAAGCTATATTGTCTTGGGTTTATCCCTGTCAGCACCGATGGGTCCCATCAATGCAGCTCAGTTGGACAAGGGGATCCGTTTCGGGTTTTTCCATGCCTGGCTTGTCGGGGTCGGGGGAATGGTTGCAGACGGGATCTTTATGCTCCTGATCTATTTCGGAATCGCACAATTCATCGACGTCCCGATCATCAAACTTTTTTTGTGGATCTTTGGATTATTTATTCTGACGTATACGGGAATTGAAAGTCTTTTAAAGTCCGGAGACCTTACGGCTGAATCTGGAAAAGATCAAAGTGAAACCAAAGGAAAGGCATTTCGCACCGGATTTTTTATGGCGATATCCAATCCTATGAGCGTATTGTTTTGGCTCGGGATCTATGGTTCGATCCTTGCAAAGACGTCCCGCTCTTATGAATCGGGACAAATGCTGTTGTACAGCTTGGGGATTTTCCTTGGGATTACCATTTGGGATGTGACGATGGCAGGTGTCGCAACGGGGGCGAGGAAGCTGATAAGCCCCAGGATCCTCCGTTTGATTTCCATCATTTCCGGGCTCATTTTAATGGGATTCGGCATTTATTTCGGCGTGGAAGCCTGCAGGTTATTATTCGGCTAG